The following coding sequences lie in one Aricia agestis chromosome 18, ilAriAges1.1, whole genome shotgun sequence genomic window:
- the LOC121735975 gene encoding uncharacterized protein LOC121735975, producing the protein MTLLLVLLLSLGATLAQNTTECDGLKANFDLKKVIGAWYVVAIIPGKQFPERQKEVTCFKMELSETDEAGLRWLMNKELGLHESSMDGTVIRQRYHSEHPFDIWSRSTGNGCFRQVLSLDTNHTQIGEALSHNATMQLHLIETKEDGVFLIQILWGKMVSAVIYRPQMEVTQDQLKPAYNFMTGLRGTQRLPIICDNTLRSILHVN; encoded by the exons ATGACACTACTCCTAGTCTTGCTTTTATCCCTAGGAGCTACTCTAGCTCAGAATACTACAGAATGTGATGGACTGAAAGCGAATTTTGATCTCAAGAAAGTCATAGGCGCCTGGTACGTAGTAGCTATAATACCAGGCAAGCAGTTTCCAGAGAGACAGAAGGAGGTGACATGCTTTAAAATGGAGCTGAGTGAAACTGATGAG GCCGGACTTCGTTGGCTCATGAACAAAGAACTAGGGCTCCATGAGTCGAGTATGGACGGTACCGTCATCCGCCAGCGGTACCATTCGGAGCATCCGTTTGACATCTGGTCCCGGTCTACCGGCAACGGGTGTTTCAGACAAGTCCTGTCATTGGACACCAATCATACGCAGATAG GTGAGGCTCTCTCCCACAACGCGACCATGCAACTCCATCTCATAGAGACGAAGGAAGATGGCGTGTTTCTGATCCAGATACTGTGGGGGAAGATGGTCTCTGCTGTCATATACCGACCGCAGATG GAGGTCACACAGGACCAGCTCAAGCCAGCATACAACTTTATGACGGGGCTTCGCGGGACGCAACGACTTCCGATAATATGTGACAACACCTTGAGAAGCATTCTACATGTCAACTAA